A section of the Pristiophorus japonicus isolate sPriJap1 chromosome 4, sPriJap1.hap1, whole genome shotgun sequence genome encodes:
- the LOC139262565 gene encoding ferritin, higher subunit-like: protein MASQVCQNYHKDCEAAVNKQINMELCSSYVYLSMSFYFDRDDVAPRHFAEFFKEQSHEEREHAEKLMQFQNCRGGWIILSDIKKPEQDEWSNGLDAMQRALQMEKNVNQSLLDLHKISTGSTDPHLCDFLETHYLDEQVKMIKKLGDHITNLKKLGAPENGMGVYLFDKHTLGESD from the exons ATGGCCTCCCAAGTATGTCAGAACTACCACAAGGACTGTGaggctgctgtcaacaagcagatcaacatggagctctgttcctcctatgtttatctctccatG tccttctactttgaccgggatgatgttgccccgcgtcactttgctgagttcttcaaggagcagtcacatgaggaacgtgagcatgctgagaaactgatgcaaTTCCAGAATTGCCGTGGAGGATGGATCATCTTGTCTGACATCAAG aaaccagagcaggatgagtggagcaatggtcttgatgcaatgcagagagctctgcagatggaaaaGAATGtaaaccagagtctgctggatctgcacaaaatctccactgggagcactgaccctcat ttgtgtgacttcctggagacccactacttggatgaacaagtcaagatgatcaagaagcttggagatcacatcaccaacctgaagaaactgggagcccctgagaatggcatgGGAGTGTACCTTTTTGACAAGCACACTctgggggagagtgactaa